In Amaranthus tricolor cultivar Red isolate AtriRed21 chromosome 5, ASM2621246v1, whole genome shotgun sequence, a genomic segment contains:
- the LOC130812918 gene encoding fatty acid amide hydrolase-like: protein MIAERIISALEVFNKENPTTALLISFDAEDVRAQAAASTQRFEEGKPISILDGVFMTIKDDIDCYPYPSNGATTWFHEVRPVKKDSASVSKVRNCGVILIGKAKLKFFVDDEVLLQCCMYQNH from the exons ATG ATTGCTGAGAGAATAATCTCAGCCTTGGAGGtctttaataaagaaaatccgACCACTGCATTACTCATATCTTTTGACGCTGAGGATGTAAGGGCGCAAGCAGCTGCTTCTACTCAAAGATTTGAAGAAG GAAAACCTATATCAATTTTGGACGGAGTATTCATGACAATCAAGGATGATATAGATTGTTACCCTTATCCATCTAATG gtGCTACTACATGGTTTCATGAAGTTCGACCGGTTAAGAAAGATTCAGCATCTGTTTCTAAAGTGCGCAATTGTGGTGTAATTTTAATCGGAAAGGCAAAGTTGAAGTTCTTTGTTGATGATGAAGTCCTTTTGCAATGTTGCATGTATCAAAACCACTAA